GGCGCGGCCCGGGCCGAGCCTTACGTCGACGTGCTCGACCTGCCGGCGCAGCCCAGCGCCCTGGCCGCCACCAGCGCCTTGCGCGATGTCAGCGTCGCCGGTACGCGCCTGGTGGCGGTGGGGCCACGGGGGCACATCCTCTACTCGGATGACCAGGGCAGCCACTGGCAACAGGCGCAGGTGCCGGTCAGCGCCGACCTCAATGCGGTGAGCTTCGCCACCGCGCAGCTGGGCTGGGCGGTGGGCAACGACGGGGTGATATTGCACAGCCGCGATGGCGGTCAGCGCTGGGAAAAACAGCTGGACGGGCGGGTGCTCGGCGAGCAGGTGCTGGCTTATTACCAGGCACGGGCGCAAGCGGGCGGCGATCAATGGGCACGCTGGGTGGGCGAGGGTGAGCGCCTGGTCGCGGAGGGCGCCGACAAGCCGTTGCTCGACGTCTGGTTCAGCGACCCGCTGCATGGTTTTGCGGTGGGCGTATTCAACCTGCTGCTGCACACCGTTGACGGCGGCCAGCACTGGACGCCGTGGCTGGAACGCAGCGACAACCCGCAAGGCTTGCACCTGACCGGCCTGGCCAGCGTCGACGGCGCGCTGTACATCAGCGGCGAGCAGGGCCTGCTGCTCAAGCTGAGCGCTGCGGGCGACCATTTCGAGCGCCTGAGCACCCCCTATGCCGGCAGTTATTTCGGCGTCATTGGCAAACCTGGGGCGCTGCTGGCCTACGGGTTGCGCGGCCACGTACTGCGCAGCACCGATGGCGGTGCCGGCTGGCAAGTGGTCAAGACCGACCTGAACACCAGCATCACCGCCGCCAGCCTCGACGCCCGCGGGCGGTTCTGGCTGGCCAGCCAGGCCGGCGACCTGCTGGTCAGTAACGATGACGGCGCAAGCTTCAGCCCGCTGGCGCAAACCCAGCGCGCGCTGGTCAGCGGCGCAGCCTTTGATAGCGGCGCCGCGCTGGTGCTGGTCGGTGAGCGCGGCATCCGCACCCTGGCCCCCGACCAACCGCAGCAGCCATAACAAGAGAAAACCCTGATGGCCGACATCCAACAAGACACCTTGCCGGTGATCCGCAACCTCGGCGACTTCGATGCACGCTCCGGCAATCGCCTCGAACGCCTGGTGTTCAACCACCGGCTGGCGTTCATGCTGTGCATGCTGCTGGTTACCCTGGTGCTCGGCAGCATGGCCATGACCCGCCTGGAGCTGCGGCCCAGCTTCGAGAAGATGATCCCGCAGAGTCATCCCTACATCCGCAACTACCTGGACAACCGCCAGGCGCTGCGCGGCCTGGGCAATTCCCTGCGGGTGGTGGTAGAGAACACCCGTGGCGATATCTTCGACCCGGCCTACCTGCAGACCCTGCGCCAGATCAACGACGAGCTGTTCCTCAGCCAAGGTGTCGACCGCGCCTGGATGAAGTCGCTGTGGAGCCCGGCGGTGCGCTGGACCGAAGTCACCGAAGAGGGCTTCCAGGGCGGCCCGGTGATGCCCGATGCCTACCAGGGCTCGGCCGCCGATATCCAGCAACTGCGCCAGAACATCGAGCGGGCCAACATCGTCGGCAGCCTGGTCGCTCGCGACTTCACCTCAAGCATGCTTATTGTGCCGCTGCTCGACCAGGCCTCGGCGACCGGCGCCGGCATCGACTACCACGGCTTTTCGCAAAAACTTGAGCAGTTGCGCCAGCACTACGAAGCGGGCGGCGTCTACAAACTGCATGTGATCGGCTTTGCCAAGCTGATGGGCGACCTGATCGACGGGCTGCTGCAGGTGATGCTGTTCTTCGCCCTGGCAGTGCTGACCACGCTGCTGATCATCTACCTCTATACCCGCTGCGTGCGCAGCACCTTGCTGGTGGTGCTGTGCTCGTTGACGGCGGTGGTCTGGCAACTGGGGATCGTCGCCTGGCTGGGGTATGCCATCGATCCGTATTCGATCCTGGTGCCTTTTTTGATCTTCGCCATCGGCGTGTCCCATGCGGCGCAGAAGATGAACGGCATCCTGCAGGACATCGGCCGCGGCACCCACCGCCAGATCGCCGCGCGCTACACCTTCCGGCGTTTGTTCGTCGCCGGGGTCACCGCCTTGCTGGCCGATGCGGTGGGCTTTGCCGTACTGATGCTGATCGACATCCCGGTAATCAAGGACCTGGCGATTACCGCCAGCATTGGCGTGGCGGTGCTGATCTTCACCTCGCTGCTGCTGATGCCGGTGGCGTTGTCGTATGTCGGCGTCGGGCGCAAGGCCGCTGAACGGGCCTTGCGTATCGACCTGCGCGCCGCCGAGCATCGCGGCTTTGGCAAACTCTGGGACCTGCTCGATCGCTTCACCGAACGCAAGTGGGCAACCGGCGCCGTGCTAGTGGCCGCCTTGCTTGGTGCCGGCGGTTTCTGGCTGAGCCTGCAACTGAAAATCGGCGACCTCGACAGCGGCGCACCGGAGCTGCACGCCGACTCGCGCTACAACCGCGACAACGCCTACATCACCGGCCATTACGCGCTGTCCAGCGACACCTTTGCGGTAATGATCAAGACCGCCCCGGAAGGCTGTCTGCGCTACCAGACCCTGGTGCTCGCCGACCGCCTGGCCTGGGCGCTGCAACAGAACCCGCAGGTGCAGACCACCTTGTCGCTGACCAACGCGGTACGCCAGATAACCGCCGGCACCTACGAGGGCAACCCCAAGCTGAGCAGCATCCAGCGCAACCAGGACGTGCTCAACTATGCCGCCCAGCAGGCCTCGGTGAACGCCCCGGAGCTGTTCAACAACGACTGCTCGCTGATGCCGGTGATCGCCTACCTCAAGGACCACAAGGCCGACACCCTCGACCAGGTGGTGGCGATTGCCGAGCGCTTTGCCCAGGCCAACAGCAGCGAGGACCGCCAGTTCCTGCTGGCGGCCGGCAGCGCCGGGATCGAGGCAGCGACCAACATCGTGGTGCGCGAGGCCAACCGCAGCATGTTGTTGCTGGTGTACCTGGCGGTGACGCTGTTCTGCCTGATCACCTTTCGCAGCTGGCGCGCAACCCTGGTGGCGGTACTGCCGCTGATGCTCACCTCGATACTCTGCGAGGCGCTGATGGTGATGATGGGCATCGGCGTCAAGGTCGCCACCTTGCCGGTAATCGCCCTGGGCGTGGGCATTGGCGTCGATTACGCGCTGTACCTGCTCAGCGTGCAGCTGCATTACCAGCGTCAGGGCCTGTCGCTGGCGCAATCCTACAAGAACGCCGTGGCCTTTACCGGGCGGGTGGTCGGCCTGGTCGGCATCACCCTGGCCGCCGGCGTGGTTGGCTGGGCCTGGTCGCCGATCAAGTTCCAGGCCGACATGGGCATCCTGCTGACCTTCATGTTCCTCTGGAACATGCTCGGTGCGCTGGTGCTGATCCCGGCGCTGTCGCACTTCCTCTTGCCCGCCAGCCAGGCGCGGGCGCCTTCACCCAGCCCCGGCAGTGTCGAGGGGCTGAACCTTAACAGCCAAAAAGCCGAGTGCTCATCGCATGTCTGATTACCTACCGCCGTTGCGTGACATGGATTTTCTGTTCAACGAAGTGTTCGACATTCCTGGCCAGTGGGCGCGCATTCCGGCCCTGGCCGAGCAGGTCGATGCCGACACCGCGCGGGCCATCCTCGAGCAGGCCGGCAAGCTCATCGCCCGGCAGGTGGCACCGCTCAACCGCAGTGGCGACGAGCAGGGTTGCCAGTGGCATGAGGGCCGGGTGAGCACCCCGGATGGTTTTGCCCAGGCTTATCGCAACTATGCCGACGACGGCTGGGTCGGCGTTGCCGGGGCTTGTGAATATGGCGGCATGGGCATGCCCAAGGTGATTGCCGCCCAGGTCGAGGAGATGCTCAACGCCGCCAACCTGTCGTTCGCCCTGTACCCGATGCTGACCGCCGGCGCCTGCCTGTCGCTGCTCAACCATGCCAGCGAGGCGCTCAAGGCGCGCTACCTGCCGCCCATGTACGAAGGGCGCTGGTCGGGGTCGATGTGCCTGACCGAACCCCATGCCGGCACCGACCTGGGCCTGATCCGTACCCGAGCCGAACCCCGGGCTGATGGCAGCTACCGGGTCACGGGCACGAAGATCTTCATCACCGGCGGCGAGCAGGACCTGACCGAGAACATCATCCACCTGGTGCTGGCCAAGCTGCCGGACGCACCGGCTGGCGCCAAGGGCATCTCGCTGTTCCTGGTGCCCAAGCTGCTGGTGGAGGAGGACGGCGCACTGGGCGAGGCCAACGCGGTGAGCTGTGGCTCGATCGAACACAAGATGGGCATCAAGGCCTCGGCCACCTGCGTGATGAACTTCGACGGCGCCGTCGGCTACCTGGTGGGCGAGGCCAACAAGGGCCTGAATGCCATGTTCACCATGATGAACTACGAGCGCCTGGGCGTCGGTATCCAGGGCCTGGCGCTGGGCGAGCGCTCGTACCAGAACGCCGTGGCCTACGCCCGCGAACGCTTGCAAAGCCGCGCTGCCACTGGCCCGGTAAACGCGCAGCAGGCGGCCGACCCGATTATCGAGCACGCCGATGTGCGGCGCATGCTGTTGACCA
This portion of the Pseudomonas sp. SORT22 genome encodes:
- a CDS encoding YCF48-related protein is translated as MAFFKRCSVMLLAWAALQGAARAEPYVDVLDLPAQPSALAATSALRDVSVAGTRLVAVGPRGHILYSDDQGSHWQQAQVPVSADLNAVSFATAQLGWAVGNDGVILHSRDGGQRWEKQLDGRVLGEQVLAYYQARAQAGGDQWARWVGEGERLVAEGADKPLLDVWFSDPLHGFAVGVFNLLLHTVDGGQHWTPWLERSDNPQGLHLTGLASVDGALYISGEQGLLLKLSAAGDHFERLSTPYAGSYFGVIGKPGALLAYGLRGHVLRSTDGGAGWQVVKTDLNTSITAASLDARGRFWLASQAGDLLVSNDDGASFSPLAQTQRALVSGAAFDSGAALVLVGERGIRTLAPDQPQQP
- a CDS encoding MMPL family transporter, giving the protein MADIQQDTLPVIRNLGDFDARSGNRLERLVFNHRLAFMLCMLLVTLVLGSMAMTRLELRPSFEKMIPQSHPYIRNYLDNRQALRGLGNSLRVVVENTRGDIFDPAYLQTLRQINDELFLSQGVDRAWMKSLWSPAVRWTEVTEEGFQGGPVMPDAYQGSAADIQQLRQNIERANIVGSLVARDFTSSMLIVPLLDQASATGAGIDYHGFSQKLEQLRQHYEAGGVYKLHVIGFAKLMGDLIDGLLQVMLFFALAVLTTLLIIYLYTRCVRSTLLVVLCSLTAVVWQLGIVAWLGYAIDPYSILVPFLIFAIGVSHAAQKMNGILQDIGRGTHRQIAARYTFRRLFVAGVTALLADAVGFAVLMLIDIPVIKDLAITASIGVAVLIFTSLLLMPVALSYVGVGRKAAERALRIDLRAAEHRGFGKLWDLLDRFTERKWATGAVLVAALLGAGGFWLSLQLKIGDLDSGAPELHADSRYNRDNAYITGHYALSSDTFAVMIKTAPEGCLRYQTLVLADRLAWALQQNPQVQTTLSLTNAVRQITAGTYEGNPKLSSIQRNQDVLNYAAQQASVNAPELFNNDCSLMPVIAYLKDHKADTLDQVVAIAERFAQANSSEDRQFLLAAGSAGIEAATNIVVREANRSMLLLVYLAVTLFCLITFRSWRATLVAVLPLMLTSILCEALMVMMGIGVKVATLPVIALGVGIGVDYALYLLSVQLHYQRQGLSLAQSYKNAVAFTGRVVGLVGITLAAGVVGWAWSPIKFQADMGILLTFMFLWNMLGALVLIPALSHFLLPASQARAPSPSPGSVEGLNLNSQKAECSSHV
- a CDS encoding acyl-CoA dehydrogenase C-terminal domain-containing protein, with the translated sequence MSDYLPPLRDMDFLFNEVFDIPGQWARIPALAEQVDADTARAILEQAGKLIARQVAPLNRSGDEQGCQWHEGRVSTPDGFAQAYRNYADDGWVGVAGACEYGGMGMPKVIAAQVEEMLNAANLSFALYPMLTAGACLSLLNHASEALKARYLPPMYEGRWSGSMCLTEPHAGTDLGLIRTRAEPRADGSYRVTGTKIFITGGEQDLTENIIHLVLAKLPDAPAGAKGISLFLVPKLLVEEDGALGEANAVSCGSIEHKMGIKASATCVMNFDGAVGYLVGEANKGLNAMFTMMNYERLGVGIQGLALGERSYQNAVAYARERLQSRAATGPVNAQQAADPIIEHADVRRMLLTMKALNEGGRAFSTYVALQLDLAKYSENADERSQAQARVALLTPVAKAFLTDMGLETTVHGQQVFGGHGYIREWGQEQLIRDCRITQIYEGTNGIQALDLLGRKLVADGGRSYAALAQEIKAYAQTLAASRAEFKTPLLLALANLDDLTAWVLDRAQGNPEEIGAAAVEYLQVFGYTLYAYLWTRMADVSMQHHGAFYQSKLGTARFYFARLLPRIDSLSASVKAGSHSLFLLKAEQL